One Paroedura picta isolate Pp20150507F chromosome 16, Ppicta_v3.0, whole genome shotgun sequence genomic region harbors:
- the LOC143825475 gene encoding olfactory receptor 14A16-like, with amino-acid sequence MSNFTFPSEFLLLEFSDIRELQILHFFVFLAIYLTAVTGNLLIIIAVAFDHHLHTPMYFFLMNLALQDLGLVSVMVPKAMANSLLDTRSISYLACVAQVYFLFFFEGSDFAILIIMAHDRFVAICNPLQYETIMHRGACIQMAASAWIAGILYGLLNSGGTFAITFCSNMINQFFCETPQILKLSCSDMYLVEVGIIIFSAFLVLGCFVFIIVSYIQIFSAVLRIPSVHGQKKALSTCLPHLTVVSFLVFSSIFSYVRPQSSTSSDQNVLFAIIYAVLPPLLNPFIYGIRNKEIKAALLKLSDWGYFSTK; translated from the coding sequence ATGTCCAACTTTACCTTCCCCTCTGAatttctgctcctggaattctcAGACATCCGAGAACTACAGATCTTACATTTCTTTGTATTCTTAGCCATTTACTTGACCGCAGTGACTGGCAACCTTCTCATCATCATTGCTGTAGCCTTTGATCATCAcctgcacacccccatgtacttttttCTTATGAACCTGGCACTTCAGGATCTTGGCTTGGTTTCTGTCATGGTACCCAAAGCTATGGCTAATTCCCTCCTGGACACCAGGTCCATTTCTTACTTGGCCTGTGTGGCTCAGGtttacttcctcttcttctttgaagggTCAGATTTTGCCATTTTAATAATAATGGCACATGATCGGTTTGTTGCTATCTGCAATCCATTGCAATATGAGACCATTATGCACAGAGGAGCCTGCATTCAGATGGCAGCCAGTGCATGGATTGCAGGTATACTCTATGGTCTATTAAATAGTGGAGGAACTTTTGCCATTACCTTCTGCTCCAACATGATCAATCAGTTCTTCTGTGAAACTCCACAGATTCTCAAACTCTCCTGCTCTGACATGTATCTAGTTGAAGTTGGTATTATTATATTTAGTGCTTTTCTTGTACTTGGATGCTTTGTCTTCATTATTGTCTCCTACATACAGATTTTTTCAGCAGTGCTCAGAATCCCTTCTGTTCATGGTCAGAAAAAGGCCCTCTCCACGTGCCTTCCTCACCTTACTGTGGTGTCTTTCCTTGTATTTAGTAGCATCTTCTCCTATGTAAGGCCTCAGAGTTCTACTTCATCTGACCAGAATGTTCTTTTTGCAATAATTTATGCTGTTCTCCCTCCCTTGCTGAATCCATTCATCTATGGCAtaagaaacaaagaaatcaaGGCTGCATTGTTGAAGCTCTCTGATTGGGGTTATttttcaacaaaataa
- the LOC143825477 gene encoding olfactory receptor 14A16-like, with protein MSNFTFPSEFLLLEFSDIRELQILHFFVFLAIYLTAVTGNLLIIIAVAFDHHLHTPMYFFLMNLALQDLGLVSVMVPKAMANSLLDTRSISYLACVAQVYFLFFFEGSDFAILIIMAHDRYVAICNPLQYETIMHRGACIQMAASAWIAGILYGLLHSGGTFAITFCSNMINQFFCETPQILKLSCSDMYLVEVGIIIFSAFLALGCFVFIIVSYIQIFSAVLRIPSVHGQKKALSTCLPHLTVVSFLVFSSIFSYVRPQSSTSSDQNVLFAMIYAVLPPLLNPFIYGIRNKEIKAALLKLSNWGYFLTK; from the coding sequence ATGTCCAACTTTACCTTCCCATCTGAatttctgctcctggaattctcAGACATCCGAGAACTACAGATCTTACATTTCTTTGTATTCTTAGCCATTTACTTGACCGCAGTGACTGGCAACCTTCTCATCATCATTGCTGTAGCCTTTGATCATCAcctgcacacccccatgtacttttttCTTATGAACCTGGCACTTCAGGATCTTGGCTTGGTTTCTGTCATGGTACCCAAAGCTATGGCTAATTCCCTCCTGGACACCAGGTCCATTTCTTACTTGGCCTGTGTGGCTCAGGtttacttcctcttcttctttgaagggTCAGATTTTGCCATTTTAATAATAATGGCACATGATCGGTATGTTGCTATCTGCAATCCATTGCAATATGAGACAATTATGCACAGAGGAGCCTGCATTCAGATGGCAGCCAGTGCATGGATTGCAGGTATACTCTATGGTCTATTACATAGTGGAGGAACTTTTGCCATTACCTTCTGCTCCAACATGATCAATCAGTTCTTCTGTGAAACTCCACAGATTCTCAAACTCTCCTGCTCTGACATGTATCTAGTTGAAGTTGGTATTATTATATTTAGCGCTTTCCTTGCACTTGGATGCTTTGTCTTCATTATTGTCTCCTACATACAGATTTTTTCAGCAGTGCTCAGAATCCCTTCTGTTCATGGTCAGAAAAAGGCCCTCTCCACTTGCCTTCCTCACCTTACTGTGGTGTCTTTCCTTGTATTTAGTAGCATCTTCTCCTATGTAAGGCCTCAGAGTTCTACTTCATCTGACCAGAATGTTCTTTTTGCAATGATTTATGCTGTTCTCCCTCCCTTGCTCAATCCATTCATCTATGGCAtaagaaacaaagaaatcaaGGCTGCATTGTTGAAGCTCTCTAATTGGGgttattttttaacaaaataa